A single genomic interval of Eurosta solidaginis isolate ZX-2024a chromosome 3, ASM4086904v1, whole genome shotgun sequence harbors:
- the LOC137246714 gene encoding piggyBac transposable element-derived protein 3-like — protein MDTKRSRHSKPLSLNEIIDELEKLDDDSPFPRNVTIFPPDNANFELTDEDSGDEEIVTLSNLPGTQLRAPAEIECMSSDSDDDDVPLSFLAKRGRITEEHIAEQRESELPPPNLTTTAIPFVGPKVSNKDKYTWRNRHNPCGQL, from the exons CTCAAGGCACAGTAAACCTTTGTCGCTCAATGAAATCATTGATGAATTGGAGAAATTAGATGATGATAGTCCATTTCCAAGAAATGTAACCATCTTTCCACCGGACAACGCCAATTTTGAACTTACCGATGAAGATTCCGGTGATGAGGAGATAGTAACATTGAGCAATCTTCCAG gtactcaACTAAGAGCTCCGGCAGAGATTGAATGCATGTCCTCTGACAGTGATGATGACGATGTACCTTTGTCTTTTTTGGCTAAAAGGGGTCGAATAACCGAGGAACACATAGCTGAACAACGTGAATCAGAGCTTCCTCCACCCAATTTAACTACAACAGCCATTCCTTTCGTTGGTCCAAAAGTATCCAACAAAGATAAATATACTTGGAGAAATCGCCACAATCCCTGCGGCCAACTATAA